A part of Salmo salar chromosome ssa18, Ssal_v3.1, whole genome shotgun sequence genomic DNA contains:
- the LOC106577746 gene encoding uncharacterized protein isoform X1 encodes MTTLKMITMCLIFPHLVEMVDVLAGTESSSIHQESGLMLANVGDTVILHCFHESDMAVLFSWYKQTLGDKLQLFSTVNKYDRNAIFYHEFKDNPRFSVENGQEKNHLRISDMQLSDSGTYYCGSSYSNKMEFGEGAILIVKASGSRNMTVLQQSVSETVQPGDSVTLKCTIHTKTCAGDHSVYWFRHGSGESHPGIIYTHGDRSDQCKKSPEAGSPTQSCVYNLPKRNLSLSDAGTYYCAVASCGEILFGKGTKLDIEGHRADPLLLVYCLGVALALSFILIIVLACIMYKMNKRKCRELVYQTRGPTVSQSDAGAQDGDSLHYVALNLSNKKNRCRRQRSNMEEETVYSGIRQ; translated from the exons ATGACAACTTTAAAGATGATCACAATGTGTCTGATATTTCCACATCTCGTAGAGATGG TTGATGTGCTAGCTGGAACTGAGTCTTCATCCATACATCAAGAGAGTGGTCTCATGTTAGCCAACGTTGGAGACACAGTAATTTTGCACTGCTTTCATGAAAGTGACATGGCAGTATTGTTCTCTTGGTACAAGCAAACCTTGGGAGATAAACTTCAGCTCTTCTCAACTGTCAATAAGTATGACAGGAATGCAATATTCTACCATGAGTTTAAGGATAACCCTCGCTTCTCAGTGGAAAATGGCCAAGAAAAGAATCACCTAAGGATCTCAGACATGCAGCTGTCAGATTCAGGCACTTACTACTGTGGGAGCTCTTACAGCAATAAGATGGAGTTTGGAGAAGGAGCCATTCTCATTGTAAAAG CTTCAGGGTCCAGAAACATGACTGTGCTCCAGCAATCTGTGTCCGAGACGGTCCAGCCAGGAGACTCTGTGACTCTGAAGTGTACAATACACACTAAGACCTGTGCAGGAGATCACAGTGTCTATTGGTTCAGACATGGCTCAGGAGAATCCCATCCAGGAATCATTTACACCCATGGAGACAGGAGTGATCAGTGTAAGAAGAGCCCTGAGGCTGGGTCTCCTACACAGAGCTGTGTCTACAACCTCCCCAAGAGGAACCTCAGCCTCTCTGATGCTGGGACTTACTACTGTGCTGTGGCCTCATGTGGGGAGATACTGTTTGGGAAAGGGACCAAGCTGGACATTGAGG GCCATAGAGCAGACCCTCTTCTCTTGGTGTACTGCCTGGGTGTAGCATTGGCTCTTTCGTTCATCCTGATCATTGTCCTTGCTTGCATCATGTACAAGATGAACAAGAGAAAGTGCAGAG AACTGGTCTATCAGACAAGAGGTCCTACAGTTTCCCAGTCAGACGCAGGG GCCCAAGATGGAGACAGTCTCCATTATGTGGCTCTGAATCTGAGCAACAAGAAGAACAGGTGTAGAAGACAGAGAAGCAACATGGAGGAAGAGACGGTGTACTCTGGGATCAGACAGTAG
- the LOC106577746 gene encoding uncharacterized protein isoform X2, producing the protein MTTLKMITMCLIFPHLVEMVDVLAGTESSSIHQESGLMLANVGDTVILHCFHESDMAVLFSWYKQTLGDKLQLFSTVNKYDRNAIFYHEFKDNPRFSVENGQEKNHLRISDMQLSDSGTYYCGSSYSNKMEFGEGAILIVKGSRNMTVLQQSVSETVQPGDSVTLKCTIHTKTCAGDHSVYWFRHGSGESHPGIIYTHGDRSDQCKKSPEAGSPTQSCVYNLPKRNLSLSDAGTYYCAVASCGEILFGKGTKLDIEGHRADPLLLVYCLGVALALSFILIIVLACIMYKMNKRKCRELVYQTRGPTVSQSDAGAQDGDSLHYVALNLSNKKNRCRRQRSNMEEETVYSGIRQ; encoded by the exons ATGACAACTTTAAAGATGATCACAATGTGTCTGATATTTCCACATCTCGTAGAGATGG TTGATGTGCTAGCTGGAACTGAGTCTTCATCCATACATCAAGAGAGTGGTCTCATGTTAGCCAACGTTGGAGACACAGTAATTTTGCACTGCTTTCATGAAAGTGACATGGCAGTATTGTTCTCTTGGTACAAGCAAACCTTGGGAGATAAACTTCAGCTCTTCTCAACTGTCAATAAGTATGACAGGAATGCAATATTCTACCATGAGTTTAAGGATAACCCTCGCTTCTCAGTGGAAAATGGCCAAGAAAAGAATCACCTAAGGATCTCAGACATGCAGCTGTCAGATTCAGGCACTTACTACTGTGGGAGCTCTTACAGCAATAAGATGGAGTTTGGAGAAGGAGCCATTCTCATTGTAAAAG GGTCCAGAAACATGACTGTGCTCCAGCAATCTGTGTCCGAGACGGTCCAGCCAGGAGACTCTGTGACTCTGAAGTGTACAATACACACTAAGACCTGTGCAGGAGATCACAGTGTCTATTGGTTCAGACATGGCTCAGGAGAATCCCATCCAGGAATCATTTACACCCATGGAGACAGGAGTGATCAGTGTAAGAAGAGCCCTGAGGCTGGGTCTCCTACACAGAGCTGTGTCTACAACCTCCCCAAGAGGAACCTCAGCCTCTCTGATGCTGGGACTTACTACTGTGCTGTGGCCTCATGTGGGGAGATACTGTTTGGGAAAGGGACCAAGCTGGACATTGAGG GCCATAGAGCAGACCCTCTTCTCTTGGTGTACTGCCTGGGTGTAGCATTGGCTCTTTCGTTCATCCTGATCATTGTCCTTGCTTGCATCATGTACAAGATGAACAAGAGAAAGTGCAGAG AACTGGTCTATCAGACAAGAGGTCCTACAGTTTCCCAGTCAGACGCAGGG GCCCAAGATGGAGACAGTCTCCATTATGTGGCTCTGAATCTGAGCAACAAGAAGAACAGGTGTAGAAGACAGAGAAGCAACATGGAGGAAGAGACGGTGTACTCTGGGATCAGACAGTAG
- the LOC106577747 gene encoding uncharacterized protein gives MMIIYWTIFLFYANLGCALNNDVIQPDPVIVTQLGQSVSLTCFCQSNLLVRVSWFKQTVGQKPLLMASSYYRTQNTFYFNNFTKDFNETKRLSVKRGVDSFNLTISKTESGDSATYYCGAMEVGELKFGEGTVLIVKDSGSNSMSVLQQPVSESVQPGDSVTLNCTIHSKTCAGEYSVYWFRHGSGESHTGIIYTNGDRGDQCEKSPEAGSPTQSCVYNLPKRNLSLSDAGTYYCAVASCGEILFGKGTKLTYGCKEDQVLLVYCGVALALCVIIIIVLACVIYKMTKKTSLLCSGTHPQPSGPVVPSSHNQDQEIDDTHMSVHYAALNVIHKKPKTQRQRSAMESDTVYSGVRC, from the exons ATGATGATTATATATTGGACAATCTTTTTGTTTTACGCCAATTTGG GTTGTGCACTTAACAACGATGTAATCCAACCAGACCCTGTGATAGTTACACAACTGGGACAAAGTGTATCTCTCACTTGCTTTTGTCAATCTAATTTGTTGGTCAGAGTCTCTTGGTTCAAGCAAACTGTTGGACAGAAGCCTCTTCTCATGGCATCATCATATTATCGCACTCAAAATACCTtttatttcaacaattttaccAAGGACTTTAATGAGACTAAACGCTTGAGTGTGAAAAGAGGTGTTGACAGCTTTAACCTGACCATCTCCAAGACAGAGTCAGGGGACTCAGCTACATACTACTGTGGTGCTATGGAAGTGGGCGAACTCAAATTTGGAGAAGGAACTGTTTTAATTGTCAAAG ATTCAGGGTCCAACAGCATGTCTGTTCTCCAGCAACCTGTGTCTGAGTCAGTCCAGCCAGGAGACTCTGTGACTCTGAACTGTACAATACACTCCAAGACCTGTGCAGGAGAATACAGTGTCTATTGGTTCAGACATGGCTCAGGAGAATCCCATACAGGAATCATTTACACCAATGGAGACAGGGGTGATCAGTGTGAGAAGAGCCCTGAGGCTGGGTCTCCTACACAGAGCTGTGTCTACAACCTCCCCAAGAGGAACCTCAGCCTCTCGGATGCTGGGACTTACTACTGTGCTGTGGCCTCATGTGGGGAGATACTATTTGGAAAAGGGACCAAGCTGACCT ATGGTTGTAAGGAGGACCAGGTTCTCTTGGTGTACTGCGGTGTAGCGTTGGCTCTTtgtgtcatcatcatcattgtcCTTGCTTGTGTTATATATAAGATGACCAAGAAAACCTCTCTGCTGTGCAGCG GAACGCATCCTCAGCCAAGTGGTCCGGTGGTCCCCAGTTCTCATAACCAG GATCAAGAAATTGATGACACACACATGTCGGTCCATTACGCTGCTCTGAATGTCATCCACAAGAAGCCAAagacccagagacagaggagcgccATGGAGAGTGACACTGTTTACTCTGGGGTGAGGTGCTAA